From Polynucleobacter paludilacus:
CCTCGGTAGAGGAGATGCTGAGTTTCTATCATGCGATAGAAGCCAAGCGCGATACTTTGCCCTACGATATTGATGGCATCGTTTACAAGGTCAATTCCTTTGCTGAACAAAATACCTTAGGTTTTGTATCTAGAGCTCCCCGTTTTGCTCTAGCGCATAAATTTCCTGCTCAAGAGGCTTTGACTACCGTCTTAGGTATTGATGTTCAGGTGGGCCGCACTGGCGCCATTACACCCGTTGCTCGATTGGCTCCAGTAGTAGTGGGGGGTGTCACAGTCACCAATGCAACCTTGCACAATGAAGATGAAGTTAGGCGCAAGGACGTACGCATCGGCGATACCGTCACCGTACGTCGTGCTGGTGATGTGATTCCAGAGGTAGTCTCAGTCATTCAGGAGCGGCGTCCTACAGATGCCACGCAGTTCGTCATGCCTACCCGTTGTCCAGTATGTGATTCTCATATTGAGCGCTTAGCAGATGAAGCAGTAGCACGTTGTAGCGGGGGTTTATTTTGTGGAGCGCAGCGTAAACAGGCTCTCATCCATTTTGCCCATAGAAGGGCGCTCGATATTGAAGGTCTCGGTGAGAAGATTGTTGATCAGTTGGTTGATCAGAACTTAGTGAGAACTCCTGCAGACCTTTATCGCTTAGGTTTTTCTGCTCTAGCCAATTTAGAGCGGATGGGTGAGAAGTCCGCTGACAATCTCATTCAAGCGATTCATCAATCACGCCATACGACCTTGGCCAGATTTATCTTTGCTTTGGGCATTCGCCATGTAGGTGAGACGACTGCAAAAGACCTTGCTAATCACTACCAGTCGATGCACGCTCTGATGGATGCTAGTTTGGAAGATCTGCTGACGGTGAAAGATGTTGGGCCTGTAGTAGCAGATTCCATTACAAGTTTTATGGCAGAAGCCCATAATCGAGAAGTAATCGAGCAGCTTCTAGCATCAGGCATGCAACTCTCCGTTGAGAAGAAGGTGATCAGCGCTGCAGTAGTAGGAAAAACGTTTGTGCTTACTGGAACTTTTCCAAGCCTGAGTCGCGATCAAGCTAAAGACCTTTTGGAGAAGGCGGGCGCGAAGGTCGCTGGATCGGTCTCCAAAAAAACAGATTATGTTGTCGCAGGTACAGACGCTGGTAGCAAGCTAAGCAAAGCAGAAGAGTTGGGCATTACAGTGATTGACGAGCAGGCCATGCTCGAATTGCTGGGTTAAAACTAGGTACCCAGCACCTCTAATAATTCAGTTTCTAACTGAATTTGTAATTTCGGATTCTTACTCAAGTTCACAGCATCAAGCAGTAAAACGTCCTCTACTCTTTCGCCTAAGGTATTAATTCGAGCGGTATGAAGAGAAACCTGGTGTTTAGCAAGCACTCGTGAGATGGCATAGAGCAAGCCTGTCCGATCGCTTGCTGATAGTGAAAGTGCGAAGTATTGACCGCGCTCATCAGGCATAACGCGGACCCGAGGCTGAATCGGGAAGCTGCGGGATTGTCTCGACAGACGACCCATGCTGGGGTGGGGTAAGGACTCAGTGCTTTGTAGCGCTAGCGTAAGTTCATATTCAACTAATTGAATCAGATCCCGATAGCTACCACCTTCGCTGACTAAATTACTGCCAGAAATTTGGAAAGTATCTAGCGCATATCCATTGCGAGTGGTATGAATGCGGGCATCCCAAATCGAGAATCCATGTCTTTCAAAGTAAGCGCAGATACGAGCAAATAGGTCTTCCTGGTCTTTGGTATAGACCGCAACTTGTAAACCATCGCCGATGGGAGAGAGTCTGGCTCGCACAATGGGGTCTGGACTATCTACCTTGGTGAATAGTAGGCGTGTCAGCCAAGCAATATCTGCAGCATCTTGTCTAAGAAAGAAAGGGACATCGAGTTGTTTCCAGAAATGATCGTAAGAGGCATCTTCCAGGCCGTATAAACGGAGTTTGGCACGAGATTCTTCTTGATGTTGCGCCAACTCCGATGATGCGTCTGACTTCGAGCCACCGAGCACTCGCAGGGTGGCGCGGTAAAGATCTTCCAGCAATTTACCTTTCCAGGCATTCCATACTTTTGGGCTGGTGCCACGAACATCAGCAACTGTCAACAAATACAGCGCAGTTAAATGACGTTCATCGCCGACATGTTGGGCGAAAGCATTGACGACATCTGGATCGGTAATGTCTTTCTTTTGCGCGACTTGACTCATATTGAGATGCTCAGCAACCAACCATACGAGCAACTCTGTATCGGTCTTATCGAGCCCATGCTCTTTAGCAAATTTGCGCATATCTGCTTTGCCAAGTTGAGAGTGATCACCACCGCGACCTTTAGCAATGTCATGGAAAAGGGCCGCGATGACAAGTAACCAAGGTTTATCAAAATGGGCAATCAGGCTGCTGCAGAAAGGAAACTCGTGAGCATGCTCTACAACCATAAAACGGCGCACATTACGTAAGACCATCAAGATATGCTGATCAACGGTATACACATGAAAGAGGTCATGCTGCATTTGGCCAACGATTCTGCGAAATGCTGGTAGGTAGCGACCCAGCACACTTGTTCGATTCATTAACTGAAAAGCGCGACTGACGCCTTCTGCTTGCTTAACAATCTCAATAAAGATCTGTCGATTGAGGGGGTCGTTACGCCACTTCTGGTCCATTAATTGGCGGGCGTTATAGAGGGCTCTGAAGATCGTGGCAGATAAACCCTTGACGCTGGGAGTCTGCGCAAAAACCAAAAAGGTGCGCAAAATCTGTTCTGGGTGCTTTTCATATAAGAGCGGATCCACAATATCTAAAAGGCCTTGTCGCTCAATAAAGTGCTGATTCTCTTCACCAATAATGGCGTGGGTCGTCTTAGATTCTTGTGGAAACAGTAAGGCCTCAATATTTTGCAGCAAGATATCATTCAGCTGCGTGACCGCTTTAGCTGCCCAATAATATTGGCGCATGATTGCTTCGCTACCTAAGCGGGCAGATTCCTCATGCAATCCCATTGCATCCGCCAAGGGATTTTGTAAATCAAAAGCCAAAACATCTTGCCTGCGACCAGCAAGCAAATGCAAATTAGCGCGTAAGGTTTCTAGAAACTTTTGATTCCGATTCAGTTCAGTCAGTTCCCGCTTGGTGATGAGTCCCTGGGTATTGAGATCCTTGAAGGTCTTTCCAAGTTGAGCCGCCTTACTGACCCAAGAGATGACTTGCAAGTCTCTGAGGCCGCCTGGGCTCTCTTTGCAGTTAGGCTCAAGGGAATAGGGGGTATCTTGATATTTATGGTGGCGTTGGATTTGCTCTGCAAGCTTGGCTTGAAAAAACGTTTTAGGGTCTAAGGCTTTCTCAAACGCAATCGTAAACTCTTTAAAGAGTCCTTTTTGCCCATCTATGAAGCGTGCTTCTAATAGTGAGGTGCGCACTGTAATATCTCGCTCAGCTTCGCTGACGCACTCACTCACAGTTCTCACTGAAGAGCCAATCTCTAGACCGGTATCCCAGCAAGAGGCCACAAACTTTTCTACTTTTCTGGAGAGATTCTCCGGAATCGGATCCTGATTGCCGGGTAGCAAAATTAAGATATCAATATCAGAGTAAGGGAAGAGTGTGCCTCTACCAAATCCGCCAACAGCAACGAGCGCAGCTTCTTTCTCTAGATTGCTTTCTTTCCAGAGCTGAATGAGTAGTTGGTCACTCAATTTGCATAGCTGCTTAGTCAGCTTATGAATCTGTTGATCATTTTTAAATTGGTCAAAAGCATGATCTCGCGCACTACGAAAGCTAGCTGCATTGGAAACCAGGGCGGCAGGTGAATTCATGGCCAGCGTCTTAGAAGACTATGCGATGGCGGTTTCAGGCCTAAACACGAGACCTTTGACGCAATCGGGGGGAGGGTTACTTCCTGCTGACCAAGTGAGGACCTCTACTCCAGTTGCTGTGACTAAGAGAGTGTGCTCCCACTGGGCAGACAAACTTCGATCTTTTGTTTTAACCGTCCACTGATCAGGCATGGTCCGGATTTCGCGACGCCCAGCGTTGATCATTGGCTCAATAGTGAAA
This genomic window contains:
- the ligA gene encoding NAD-dependent DNA ligase LigA → MNLADRYAFLQKELARLEHAYYVLDAPLLPDSEYDRLYRELLEIEAAHPEWITSESLSQRVGGDALKEFDTVEHVVPMLSLNNAFEDAELIAFDRRCREGLDVKQVNYAGELKFDGLAISLRYENGSLVRAATRGDGASGEDVTANIKTVRAIPLRLLGKNIPAVLEVRGEVFMYLDDFQKMNQQAATQGEKEFANPRNAAAGSLRQLDSKITAKRPLSFFAYGLGALEPQGWLPATHEELLNRYADLGLPVCAERKVLTSVEEMLSFYHAIEAKRDTLPYDIDGIVYKVNSFAEQNTLGFVSRAPRFALAHKFPAQEALTTVLGIDVQVGRTGAITPVARLAPVVVGGVTVTNATLHNEDEVRRKDVRIGDTVTVRRAGDVIPEVVSVIQERRPTDATQFVMPTRCPVCDSHIERLADEAVARCSGGLFCGAQRKQALIHFAHRRALDIEGLGEKIVDQLVDQNLVRTPADLYRLGFSALANLERMGEKSADNLIQAIHQSRHTTLARFIFALGIRHVGETTAKDLANHYQSMHALMDASLEDLLTVKDVGPVVADSITSFMAEAHNREVIEQLLASGMQLSVEKKVISAAVVGKTFVLTGTFPSLSRDQAKDLLEKAGAKVAGSVSKKTDYVVAGTDAGSKLSKAEELGITVIDEQAMLELLG
- a CDS encoding [protein-PII] uridylyltransferase, which translates into the protein MNSPAALVSNAASFRSARDHAFDQFKNDQQIHKLTKQLCKLSDQLLIQLWKESNLEKEAALVAVGGFGRGTLFPYSDIDILILLPGNQDPIPENLSRKVEKFVASCWDTGLEIGSSVRTVSECVSEAERDITVRTSLLEARFIDGQKGLFKEFTIAFEKALDPKTFFQAKLAEQIQRHHKYQDTPYSLEPNCKESPGGLRDLQVISWVSKAAQLGKTFKDLNTQGLITKRELTELNRNQKFLETLRANLHLLAGRRQDVLAFDLQNPLADAMGLHEESARLGSEAIMRQYYWAAKAVTQLNDILLQNIEALLFPQESKTTHAIIGEENQHFIERQGLLDIVDPLLYEKHPEQILRTFLVFAQTPSVKGLSATIFRALYNARQLMDQKWRNDPLNRQIFIEIVKQAEGVSRAFQLMNRTSVLGRYLPAFRRIVGQMQHDLFHVYTVDQHILMVLRNVRRFMVVEHAHEFPFCSSLIAHFDKPWLLVIAALFHDIAKGRGGDHSQLGKADMRKFAKEHGLDKTDTELLVWLVAEHLNMSQVAQKKDITDPDVVNAFAQHVGDERHLTALYLLTVADVRGTSPKVWNAWKGKLLEDLYRATLRVLGGSKSDASSELAQHQEESRAKLRLYGLEDASYDHFWKQLDVPFFLRQDAADIAWLTRLLFTKVDSPDPIVRARLSPIGDGLQVAVYTKDQEDLFARICAYFERHGFSIWDARIHTTRNGYALDTFQISGSNLVSEGGSYRDLIQLVEYELTLALQSTESLPHPSMGRLSRQSRSFPIQPRVRVMPDERGQYFALSLSASDRTGLLYAISRVLAKHQVSLHTARINTLGERVEDVLLLDAVNLSKNPKLQIQLETELLEVLGT